GGTGCACTGTAACAAagctcagctgtgagaagtactgGGTCAAGAGGGATTTTCAGTAGctgccagcaagcagagatcttgaatgcTGCAGATATTTTCAGTATCCAACCATTAAActttatgtaaaaaaagaaaaacccttGAAGTGTCAGATTATTTCATTTCATACAACCTGCTCGGTGATTGTAATGGCCCTCGCCGTACCTCTGCTCTGTCAGTGGGGGCGGAGGCGGCCGTCATCGCAGCAGCGTTAAGTGACAGGTATAATCACCGTCTATTAGATCGCCGGTTTCCCATCTCCGCTCTCGCTGTGCGGATGCTGACGGGTGACAGCACCACACCGGCAGCTGCCGCCCACCAGCTCTGATCTACAGCAGCCTTGATGGATTAACCCTTTTGCTGCTAAAGTGAACACACAGCCTGATTTTTACCTCGGTGCTCCATACgtaaatccacatttttgctaaaTGGATCTGCAGAAGCTGCTGCTCCCTGAGGCAGAACATATATCAGGACCGCACAGCGGCAAAGGCATTTGTATCCTTATGTGGTGGAGTGGTCGGGTGTTGTACCACCCTAGGGCTGCTGTTCTGAAAGAGGGGAGTCCAGGTGTCTCCCCAAACATGACATGCACCTACcttcagccaagcatgcatgtgttctgaatgtgGAGATGGAAGTGAGCTGCTGACAGACCTCTCAGACAGCTGCTTACCTCCCCTGAGTAAAGGAATTGGGCATGTTGGAATTTACCTGTCTGATCCCTCTGTTGTAAGGGGAGAGTCGGGACGccgccatacacattagagatggccagcttaaaggggtttcccgagATTTTCATTGATAGGCCATCATTACCTGATAGCTGGAGGTCTGACGTGTGACCCAGGCACAgcacagtcccattcaagtgaatagggctgagctgtaatagcaagcacagccgcaATCCCATGGACAGAGATGTGATTGGTGAGCTGCGAGGACACCACGGCGCTCACCGGAGGCctcctcaaactgctgattggcaggggtgcccacCAATCACATTGATAGCCTAACGGCCATCAATAAGGCCGGGAAACCCCTTTAGTTCTAATTGGGATTCTTCTTCCCTTTTTCAGCACTGCAAGAACAGTGGGAACCAGGGTGAGGGTGCACTTTCCTATCagaccaccaggtggcagcagTCTACCTCCAGACAGAATGACAATGGTATCTTTTGGCTGCAGAGACCAAATGTTAATTcatatatattaatattatatttAGTAGTCTGTCATGCTGGGAGTTTGTAGTATGGCAAATGCTCAAGAGCTGCAGATTTGGTGCTATAATTGGTGCCCTGCATTCGATATGAAACTAGAGGGTCAATACACAGCAATTCTGCAAGAGGTGTCCATGTTGCTGCACATTTGTCCGTGGTGTAAAATTAGTCCATGTGTGAATCCCCCCCTTCTGGTCCTGCACCCGGACCGAACGCTGGTGCATTCACATGGGCGACCACTGGCACATGCAGAGAAAATCCCAGCGTGCTCTAACTTCCTGCAAGACGCCTTCAAGTTACTGTGTCCGCAGGAGAAATTCACTTCATCAATAAGAGGAAGCCtctccattgatgtgaatggggtCGGAGGAGCTGCAATTGCACTGCTCGCTGTTGCAATGTCGACGGTGAGCAAGTAAACGGAGAagcgctgcgttctcttcacACATCTGATCCGTGGAGGTGtctgacctattctgaggagggGTCATCGATATAGGATAAGCGGGCAACCCTTTACATTAAAGCGCTATTCCGGTTATTACCAggacaggggataactattaggtcAGTGGGAGTCCTATCACTGGGACCCCACGGATCATGAGAACGAGGTCCCCGTTACAAGCGACAGGACGAGCATGTGCgctgctgccctccattcatcgctacaggagtggtgcagacagcaCTCgcctatttccagaactcccaggGAAATGCTGTTTTGTTGATTTTTGGGGAACCCCGAGAGGTACGGGGTTTTTGTGTCTGGTGAGGGTCCTAGCGATGGTTCTATcttctgtggatagaggataacttgtaacaactggaatacccctttaaagtgttaTTCCCGTCTCCATCATTCGTGACTGAGATCGATTACCCGTCCTACGTGGTGGCGAGCAGCAGACCGGGACCGCTATGGGAGAGCGCAGCACAGACCCGCTCCGCCATCTCCGGCTTTCAAATCCATCTGGTATTCCAGTCTCAGCCAGGAAtgacgtctaaggctactttcacactggcgttttgaattccgtttgtgagatccgtttcagggatctcacaaactgttCAAAAcgaatcagttcagccccaatgcattctgaacggataaggatccgctcagaatgcatccgtttggctccgttcagtcttcattccgctctggatgcggacaacaaaacgctgcctgcctggcgatgcagagccaaacggatccgtcctggcacacaatgtaagtaaatagggacggatccgttttcactgacacaacatGGTGCAATaaaaaagacggatccgtcccccattgactttcaatgtaagtcaggacggataagttttaactgactttttttttaaaaagaataatgcaaactgatctgttctgaacggatacaagcgtttgcattataggtgcggatccgcacctaaacgcaggtgtgaaagtagctaaaTCGTAACAAAATCAGTAAAGGTGTTCACGCCATGTTCCAGACCACCTGGATTTTCTTAgtaaaagtcgctgtgagacctTAGTTcaaactgtagaaccccccttagggctcttgcacacaaacgtgtgctgcagtccgcaatgcacgggcaccgactgtggtccagccattcacttgaacggggtccgcgatccgtccgttcgacaaaaagatgggacaagttctatctttttgcgtaacggaagcacggaatggaaccccacgaaagcactctgtagtgcttccgttctgttcctccggatttgtggacccattcaagtcaagtgtcctgtgtattgcggaccgcatcgTGACCACAGgagacacacggtcgtgtgcaagaggccttagggctcaagTACgcctctgatgcggtttttgtgGTCCGCGTATACTGTCGAGAGCCtgcctctataaaaaaaatttgctcctTCAGAAATGTCCTATACTTATCCGCAAAACGGATGTTCTATCCTTTGTGGGGCTTCAGAACGGACATGCGGgtgcggacagtacacggagcGCCGTCCATATATTTTCTGgcctcactgaagtgaatggctcTGCACCTGAGCCgccaaaaatgcagattggatgcggacatAAATTACGGTAATGTTCGTGAGCCCCAACCGTGTGGGCCACGCTGCGTGCCGTGACGCGGTCACAATAACCGGACCTCCTGTGCTCCTGCAGTACCGGCCTTTGGGTTTGGACTGATACTGGCCAGCACGACGGTCACAACAGGCTATCTGGAGGGTTTGGTGACACCAGGGGGAGGTgacctgctgccatctccaacaAGGGATGGAAATACATTACATGGAGGGCATCTGTACATAAGCCCAATGGTGTCCATGAGAGGAaggaaaggggttaaaataaataaataaataaccccGGGTGGAAACctcagtgatacattgtatcaggactTCTACAGGCGGTGACGTCATCCGCGTGCTGCCGGAAGTAGAATGTTTCCTGGAGACGCGGTAGCTCCGCCCTCCCGTGTACGTCACCGCGGCGCCGGAAGTGGGAGTGGTTATTTTCGGCAGTGACACAGGGAAACTGAAGAATGGAGGAGATCGGAGTTATCACAGAGAAGAGCGGCAGCCAGGTACCGGGGACGGAGATGGCGGCGGGCGGTGCAATGTGCTGCAGGAGGGTTACCCGGCATGCTCTGCTCCTGCGGCGTGTGTGAGGTCCGGATGTGTGTGTGTACCCCAACATAGACGTACAGTGCCCCCCAGAGGCAGCTGAGTGTATGTGCCCCCATTATTAAGAGGGacgtatagtgccccccagagtcAGCTgtgtatgtgccccccccccccaataataagAGGGatgtatagtgccccccagagtcAGCTGAATGTATGTGCCCCCATTAATAAGAGGGACGTACAGTGCCCCCCAGAGTCAGCTGGATGTATGTGCCCCCATTAATAAGAGGGACGTACAGTGCCCCCCAGAGTCAGCTGGATGTATGTGCCCCCATTAATAAGAGGGacgtatagtgccccccagagtcAGCTGGATGTATGTGCCCCTATTAATAAAAGGGATGTATAGTGCCCCCCAGGGTCAGCTGGATGTATGTGCCCCCATTAATAAGAGGGACGTACAGTGCCCCCCAGAGTCAGCTGGATGTATGTGCCCCCATTAATAAGAGGGatgtatagtgccccccagagtcAGCTGAgtgtatagtgccccccagagtcAGCTGGATGTATGTGCCCCTATTAATAAAAGGGATGTATAGTGCCCCCCAGGGTCAGCTGGATGTATGTGCCCCCATTAATAAGAGGGACGTACAGTGCCCCCCAGAGTCAGCTGGATGTATGTGCCCCCATTAATAAGAGGGacgtatagtgccccccagagtcAGCTGGATGTATGTGCCCCTATTAATAAAAGGGATGTATAGTGCCCCCCAGGGTCAGCTGGATGTATGTGCCCCCATTAATAAGAGGGacgtatagtgccccccagagtcAGCTGGATGTATGTGCCCCTATTAATAAAAGGGATGTATAGTGCCCCCCAGGGTCAGCTGGATGTATGTGCCCCCCAATAATAAGAGGGCCGTACAGTGCCCCCCAGAGTCAGCTGCATGTATGTGCCCCCCCATTAATAAGAGGGACATCCAGTGCCCCCTAGAGTCAGCTGGATGTAtgtgccccccccaccccaataaTAAGAGGgacctacagtgccccccagagTCAGCTCTGTATGTGCCCCCCCATTAATAAGGGGGatgtatagtgccccccagagtcAGCTGTGTATGTGCCCcccattaaaggggtagtctgggGTCAGAGCTGAGCCCAGACATGTCCCCTCTCCCCGCACTCGGCCCCCCTGACATTTCTTGCTCCGATGCTGTATCGCGCAGGACACGGGCTGCTTTGCAttgttcccggtgacgtcaccgttactaatgggtgggcttcagagctgccctagccgttttacacgGCATGAagtgctccgatgctcatcttagaggggctgcctgggtgaaaatgggggtatgtccgggttcacagCTGTGAAGGCAGAAAAGCCCTTTGACATTTTGGGGGCTGTAATGGAAAAAGCGCTTTAAATGTACAACTTTTTCCCGTGTGACGTAACCAGCGTTACATTAGGTCCCGTTCACCCGAGCTCGTGGTTTCTGCTGAAGATTGCGGAGCGCTGCTCTGAAGTTGCAGACGTGTCCCTTCCTACCACGGCTTTTACCCGCCGCTCCGTGAATGTCAGCGCCGCCTCCCATTGAAATGCTAACAATCTTTATATAGCGCCGGCGTGTTCCGCAGCGCTGTACAATCAGGTCAGCAATGAAAGCAAGAggagccctgctcacaagagcttacaatctataacaTGAGTGGGAAGCAGAAACCACGCGGCCAGCAGCAGATTTTAGGCTCTGCCACCCATAAACGCTGTGTGAACGGGCCCCTGGGTGCGTTTCCGCCTCAAAACAACCTCCCGAAAATTGAATTGTGCGCTGCCCATTCACTTCTGAGGCGTGGGGCTtgttcagacggccgtatgttttgttccgcatttttgcggaatagatgcagacccattcatttcaatggggctgcaaaagatgcggcgGACCGCACACGGTGGTTCCGTTCTGCGGCTCtgcagaaaagatagaacatggccTATTCCTTTCCGCAATCACAGACAACAATAGGCAATTTCTATTATagttgcggccatgtgcggtccagtatccgtgtttttgaTCCGCAGAGCACtgcggccgtctgaatgggcccttactcagctattttcagaactcctatagaagtgtatCGATAGCAGACATGGTGGGGGCGCctttctcccctcctcttcattggtggcagcggcagcttcCGCGATTTCACtggtggggctccaatcggttaccatggcagccaggacactactaaagccatccatggctgccatggtaatctccctgccgCTGTGTGTacaaagcccagggcagcagggaccgTGTGAAGTCCTAGTCACCCTCATAGAGCTCTATTGGGGTGAagaggacaagggttctagcccctaagggcgctaatagttagtaaataaaaagtttaataaacaccaaaatactaaaagtttaaatcgccccctttcccaattttacatataacctttacaaacaaaaaataaacatattacatatcgccatgcccgaaaaagtgtgaactattaaaaaaaaaaaaaatcaaaaccctcgaatttgccatttttagtcaccttgtccccccaaagaTAGCatgggactgttctattattggccggacgttccataaaatatgGAGTGTACACggcttttttgggtgtttttattttttcgcaTGTTATCGAGtatcaatactttttttatggtatagaaatcgaatcaaaatgttggtatcgtgacaaccctagtggGGAccgccgggacccccgccgatcagctgccttGAGAACGCAGCgttgctcctgtgagcgctgcggccttctctcggccagtgacgtcacgttcatcgatcacgtggcccggtagcagctcagccccacaaaTGTGACtgaggctgagcgcgataccgaGCACGGCCACTACGCAGCGTACGGCGCTGTGATTGGTGAGCGGCTCTCATCGGCagtggtcccaggtgtcggagccccaccgatcacatactaaTGACTTACCCAGAGGGGGGAAAAATCTCAAAAAacccttataattttttttctgtcccacCGTGCCATGCTTTGACCCTGTATGGCGATGCGTTCCAGCCTATCGCTGTTAGACTACAGTTATGGCAGACCTTGGGGCTTTCGGTCCCTGGACGCTATGGCAACACTTGGGGGGTCTAAATTCTTAGATACCGCTGTGGCTATGACCGTGGCATCTAGAGGGTTAAACGCCCAGGATCAGAGATTTCGCCAGAGCTGTCAGAGAGGGTCTTTAGGTCCGGGCCAATATTTGCGTTTCAATTTCTGGCTACTTCCAGTatctctgctttctgtcagtgGATAGGAAAGCGCAGACCCagcacttctcacagctgaggggttgttacatttgtatccagtctaggcaatcctctgtgagctgacCAGCTGACAGactgcgctgatacattgtaacaacagATCAGAGcaggagagagatttgtgctgctgatCTGTTTATAgaagactggatacaattgtagcaaaccctcagctgtgagatggTAATAGTTTTCAGTCTCTAGCTGTAAAGAAGGATGTTCTtctctgacagcaagcagagattatAAAAACAGTGAGGAATTGAAATACAATGAAGGAACTGTCATGAAGCcttatttaaaggggtcttctgagactctgatattgatgacctcataggatgggtcaccaatatctgattgTGAGAAGGtccgacccccgccgatctgatattgatgactgatccatcagaatctttaaaaaaaaaactttaaatgacCGTCCTGGACAATGTGCGCTTCTACCAGCTCAGGTAGGTCAGCATTGGCTCTGAAAGGGGGAGCGCTCAGAAGATCTGTGGGGAGGCTCCAGCCTTCAGGACACGACCCGAGGGTCCCtttacagtccccagacctctcGGAGCCGGCTGCAGCGGTTCTCATGTTGCCCTCTCGGAGCCGGCTGCAGCGGTTCTCATGTTGCCCTCTCGGAGCCGGCTGCAGCGGTTCTCATGTTGCTCTCCCCCTTCTCCAGGATGAAGCCCCCTCCCTGGTGGCCACCCGTCCAGTAACTGCGCTCTCGTTTCTGGGTCCGGAGCCTGAAGATTTAGAGGATCTGTACAGCCGCTATAAGGTGAGCGTCAGACGGTCGTCTCTGTGTCTCTCCCCCCCAACACTcctgaccattaaccccttccctttaCAGAAACTGCAGCAGGAGTTGGAATTTCTGGAGGTTCAGGAGGAATACATCAAAGACGAGCAGAAGAACCTGAAGAAGGAGTTCCTGCACGCCCAGGAGGAGGTGAAGCGCATCCAGAGCATCCCGCTGGTCATCGGCCAGTTCCTGGAAGCCGTGGACCAGAACACCGCCATAGTCGGCTCCACCACAGGTACAGGGGGGAGCCCCACTGCTGGGTCTGTGCCGGACCCCCGTATGCATGGCAGCAGTGCGTTCACACtcccagcggtcagaccccaAGTGACCACCTCTCCTAGGGAGGGCTCATTGCACAAAGAAAACTCTAGCAACTTTCTACTAGACTTTGCCTTTTAATCCTTCACCTTTTaaaacctctgcttgctgtcagtgaagacAAACGAGGGCGACAAATGTTACTTGCGTTGAAACGCCACAACAAACCGTCAGCACCGGTTACGCTTGTGAAGCGCATTCAGTCTGTGCTGGTTATCAAgatgtaaacaagaatgtttctattcactgaaGCAAGCAGAGGTTGTGAAAACACTGCCAGATTGAaacataaagtatattagaaagttgcagaccTTTTTGTTATACGCTGATTGGTAGCTGGTGACCACCTCTATAGTCATGGCTGCCGCCACCCCTGAGGGGTGTTGTACCCTGTCGTCTTAGTTAATTATCCTCTGTTTCCCCCCAGGGTCTAATTACTACGTGCGGATCCTGAGCACCATCGATCGGGAGCTCCTGAAGCCCAACGCGTCCGTCGCTCTCCACAAGCACAGCAATGCCCTGGTGGACGTCCTGCCCCCGGAGGCCGACAGCAGCATCATGATGCTCACGGCAGGTAATGGACCAATCACAGCCTTGCCTTTCTTCCTCTGCCCACATAGCGCCTTCTCAAGGTGGCCTCAGTTTTCTAACCCACCAAGCCCCTGTTGTGTGGATCCCACCATCTCTTTGGAGTCTTTTGTGTTCCCTCTCCACTGTCTAGTGCTTCTCATCCTGAGCCTCCTGGTGCAGGACTATTCACTCTTGTTTATCGCTTTTTAGACCAGAAGCCGGATGTGCTGTACTCGGACATCGGAGGCATGGACATCCAGAAGCAGGAGGTGCGGGAGGCCGTGGAGCTGCCCCTTACTCACTTCGAGCTCTATAAACAGGTACGTAAAGGGTGATAGCGCCACCGTCTGGTCAGAAGTGGACGTGGTGACCCTGACTCTTTTTCACAATGCAGATCGGAATTGATCCACCCCGGGGTGTCCTGATGTACGGGCCCCCTGGTTGCGGGAAGACCATGCTGGCCAAAGCCGTGGCCCATCACACCACAGGTCAGTGGATCCCTCCTATTGACAGGGGTTTCCGGGCTTTATTCAACTGAAGCTTAATCATCTCTATCcacgcttgctgtcagtgaatgggaacattcttGATTATAAATAGATGCTGAGAACACGTGGCGACTTACTGCTtctcacagctgaaggtttgttgCAGTTGTATCCAATCTAGACCATCCTAAGCACATCGCCAGTAGGCATCTctctgtcctgatggtttgtgaCAATGTGTCAGGCTGTTTATCTCACAGAGGATTTTCTAGGCTgggtacattgtaacaaaccctcagccgtgagaaaTATTAGGTCACGATAAAGGTTTAAAAGGGTAATCTGGCCTAGGAGCTGACAACCCCATTGGGCAGGACATTGACGCGATGGCCGCAGTGGTCCGGTGCAGTGTTGGCTGTGGATGGGTGAGTGGTGTGGTTTTCCTGCTTCCAACCACTGGAGTTGTGAGTTCTTacgccggacaacccctttaactggaagGTTTCCATTCACGGGAAGCAAGCAGGGATCTTGAAAGTAGTGATTGGAAAAAAGCACCGTATATTAGAAAGCTGAAAAACTTCGCATTGTGCAACAGTCAAGCTTTAGTGAAACAGCTTCTCGCAGCTGGGAGTTTGTTACTGTCTGTCAGTTTTTTAAATTAAACATTTGTTTCACAGTTTCCTTTCCTgtgctgatggtttgttacagtgtatcagtctggCCTTCACTCTTCAGTGTTATGAATAGATTGTTAGCTCTTGTGGTTACCTATGTTGGCGCTTTGGCTGTGGCGGCTCTCTGACTCCGTTTTCTATTGCCTGGCAGCGGCGTTCATACGCGTGGTGGGCTCGGAGTTTGTGCAGAAGTATCTGGGTGAGGGTCCGCGGATGGTGAGAGATGTGTTCCGACTTGCCAAAGAGAACGCTCCCGCCATCATATTCATTGACGAGATCGACGCCATCGCCACAAAAAGATTTGACGCACAGACCGGAGGTGAGTGGCGGAGGGGTCTCCCACCACATGTTTCTCACCCAACGCTCTGCTGGAACTTGTCACCCAACTTTTCTAGAGTCCTGAATATCCGATCTGCCTGATTAAATCCAGGACGCCCATATTGCTGCAAGTTAGGCTGCTGTGCTATTTCTGACTTTGGGAAAGTTGAATTATAACTGGAGGGAACTGTAATGGCAGCCGTTTCTGGTGGTCATCCATCTTTCCTGAACGGCAAATCTACCAGGTTACAGCCTGCTGCATATGGCGGGTTCATACTGAAGCAGATGGGCAGCTTTGCTATTCAGGACTTTGAGAAAAGGTGAATGATGTGACAACTGGAATTGTGGCCATATTAGATTTTCACTCCTCTTTCCCAGGGGTCCTGAATGTGTCGCTCCTCTTTCCCAGGGGTCCTGAATGTGTCGCTCCTCTTTCCCAGGGGTCCTGAATGTGTCGCTCCTCTTTCCCAGGGGTCCTGAATGTGTCGCTCCTCTTTCCCAGGGGTCCTGAATGTGTCGCTCCTCTTTCCCAGGGGTCCTGAATGTGTCGCTCCTCTTTCCCAGGGGTCCTGAATGTGTCGCTCCTCTTTCCCAGGGGTCCTGAATGTGTCGCTCCTCTTTCCCAGGGGTCCTGAATGTGTCGCTCCTCTTTCCCAGGGGTCCCGAAGTTGCAATGATATGGGCCTATAGTATGAAGTCTGTAACCAGATAGATTTGCCATTCAGGACTCTAGGAAAGAAGTGACCAATATGGCCACCACCCCGCTTCCCAGAAAGGATAtcattcagctttcccagagtcctgaatAGCGTACCACCATGACTGTAGACATATAAGTGCCATTCAGGCCTCTAGGAAAAGTTGGGGCAAATAACAAAACTGGGTAATGGCTGTTGTGGGAGCAGTAATGGTAGCCATATTGCTTGACACCCAGCTTTCTCAGATACTGATACAACTATAAT
The Bufo gargarizans isolate SCDJY-AF-19 chromosome 2, ASM1485885v1, whole genome shotgun sequence genome window above contains:
- the PSMC4 gene encoding 26S proteasome regulatory subunit 6B, which codes for MEEIGVITEKSGSQDEAPSLVATRPVTALSFLGPEPEDLEDLYSRYKKLQQELEFLEVQEEYIKDEQKNLKKEFLHAQEEVKRIQSIPLVIGQFLEAVDQNTAIVGSTTGSNYYVRILSTIDRELLKPNASVALHKHSNALVDVLPPEADSSIMMLTADQKPDVLYSDIGGMDIQKQEVREAVELPLTHFELYKQIGIDPPRGVLMYGPPGCGKTMLAKAVAHHTTAAFIRVVGSEFVQKYLGEGPRMVRDVFRLAKENAPAIIFIDEIDAIATKRFDAQTGADREVQRILLELLNQMDGFDQNVNVKVIMATNRADTLDPALLRPGRLDRKIEFPQPDRRQKRLIFSTITSKMNLSEEVDLEDYVARPDKISGADINSICQEGGMLAVRENRYIVLAKDFEKAYKTVIKKDEQEHEFYK